Part of the Leptolyngbya sp. BL0902 genome, CGACGTCCTTATTGTTTACCCTATTGTTCACCTGAGTTAAGAGTCATGCGCCACCGTTGTCGCGTTCATCAATTGAGTAAGCCTGCTGATCAGCGCAAAGCCCTGCTGCGGGCCTTGACGACCGAGCTGATTCGCCATGGCCGCATCACCACCACCAAAGCCCGTGCCCAAGCCGTTCGGGAAGAAGCCGACCGGATGATCACCCTGGCGAAGGATGGATCTCTGTCAGCGCGTCGTCGTGCCCTGGGCTACATCTACGACAAACAGCTTGTCCACGCCCTCTTCAATGAAGCGCCTCAGCGCTATGCGGATCGCCAAGGTGGCTATACCCGCATCCTGAAAACCATCAGCCGTCGGGGAGATAACTCCGAGATGGCGATCATTGAGCTCACCTAGGGTCGCTCGTCGCCCGTCCTCATGTCGGTCATGGAAAAGATTTCCCCCATCCAGCGCAGCCTAGCCCAAAACCCCGCCGAGTTTGGCCAGTCCACTCAGCGGGTGGCTTTGATTGTGCAGTATGTAGGAACCGATCTCCATGGGTGGCAGTGGCAGCCCAATGCCCGCACGGTGCAAGGGGAGCTGGAACAGGCTTTAGCTTCTGTGGTGGGTTATCCCATCCGGGTAAGTGGGGCAGGACGCACGGATACCGGAGTTCACGCGGCGGCTCAGGTCGCTCATTTTGATGCCCCGGCTTTTATCCCTGCCCATCGCTGGGCCGAGGTGTTGAACGCCAGACTGTCCCAGGATATCTTGGTGCGTGCTTCGGCGCAGGTAGAGGAGGACTGGCACGCCCAGTTTTCCGCCCAGTGGCGGCGCTACCGTTACACCCTATACACCGGAGCCTGTCCTAACTTGTTTGTGCGACCCTTTGTGTGGCACTACCACCACCATGATCTAGATCAGGCTAGGATCCAGGCGGCCCTAGACGCGATGGTCGGCTACCACGACATGACCGCCTTCCATCGGGCGAGATCGGGCAAGTCCCACTCCTGGGTGGACATGCAGGAGGCCCAGTGCCAGCGCCAGGGGGATTTTGTGACCGTGGAACTCCAGGCCAAGGGATTTCTCTACGGCATGGTCAGGCTAATCATGGGCCTGGTGGTGAAGGTGGGCCAAGGGGAGATGTCGCCCGGTGCTTTCCACCAGCTTTGGCAGAAACGCCAGCGGGATCGAGTTAAATACTCGGCCCCTGCCAAGGGCCTCTGCCTGCTCAGGGTTGGCTATGACCCGTCTCCCTTCCCCAGGGAGGTGTGGTTTGATGCCCAGCCTCAGTTTTATCTGGGTATGGCGGCCTAGGCGGGCAAGCTCAGGTCTTGTGTGGATTCTCTCAAAATAATGCCTAAACAACGGATAACAGTGCTATGACAACGAAAACCTACATCCCCTCCCAAGCGTCCATTGATCGGCAGTGGTACGTGGTTGACGCGGAAGGCCAGCGCCTCGGTCGTCTGGCGGCAGAGATTGCTTCCATCCTGCGGGGCAAAAACAAGCCGACCTTCACCCCGAATATGGACACCGGGGACTTTGTGATTGTGGTGAACGCGGACAAGGTCGTGGTGACGGGGCGCAAGTCTACCACCAAGCTCTATCGCCGTCACTCCGGTCGTCCGGGCGGGATGAAAACCGAGACCTTTGACAAGCTGCAAGCTCGCATTCCCAGCCGGATCATCGAGCAAGCGGTGAAGGGGATGCTGCCCAAGACCACCCTGGGCCGTCAGCAGTTCACCAAGCTCAAAGTGTACGCTGGGGCTGAGCATCCCCACCAAGCTCAGTCTCCCCAAACCCTTGTTATCAACACGATTCCTGGAGAAGTGAAGTAATGCAGGCCACCGATCAATCTGACCGCGCAGTTTACTGGGGCACCGGACGCCGGAAGTCCGCCATTGCTCGGGTTCGTCTGGTTCCCGGCAGCGGACAACTGACCATCAACAAGCGCCCCGGCGAAGAATATCTGCAATTTAACCCCGCCTACCTGACGTCCACCAAAGCTCCCCTTGAGGTGCTGGGTCTGGAAAACGACTACGACATCCTGGTCAACGTCAAGGGCGGTGGCTTGACCGGACAAGCCGATGCAATTCGGCTGGGGGTGGCCCGCGCTCTGTGCGAACTGGCCCCTGAAAACCGCAAGCCCCTGAAGGTGGAAGGCTATCTGACCCGTGACCCCCGCGCCAAAGAGCGGAAAAAGTACGGTCTCAAGAAAGCCCGCAAGGCACCTCAGTTCTCCAAGCGTTAATTGTTCGTACCTCTCCCCCTGGGGAGGGGTTTTGTTGGTTCATTTCTATTATTTTTGGCACGAGCTATGGCGAAGTCTGACATCCACCCCACCTGGTATCCCGAAGCCAAGGTTTTTTGCGACGGTCAGGAAGTGATGACCGTGGGTTCTACCAAACCCGAACTCCACGTTGATGTGTGGTCGGGCAACCACCCCTTCTACACGGGCACCCAGAAGATTATCGACACGGAAGGCCGTGTGGAGCGCTTCCTGCGGAAGTACGGCATGACCGATTCCACCGCCAAGCAAGACGACAAAGCCTAGACCTGTTTCTGCGGATTGTCGATCTTGGCATCGACCGTTTGAGAAACGTCCACTGGTTAGTCTCTCCCTGGGATAGGGCAAGCGTTGTGCACTATGGCTGAAGCGTATCTGATTGAGAAGCTCAATTCCGTTGAGCAAACCTTCCAAGAACTGACCCGCAAGCTAGCGGATCCTGACGTAGCGCAGGATCCGACAGAGTTTCAGCGCATTGCCAAATCCCGCTCCTCCTTAGAAGAAACCGTCAACGTCTACG contains:
- the rplQ gene encoding 50S ribosomal protein L17, which gives rise to MRHRCRVHQLSKPADQRKALLRALTTELIRHGRITTTKARAQAVREEADRMITLAKDGSLSARRRALGYIYDKQLVHALFNEAPQRYADRQGGYTRILKTISRRGDNSEMAIIELT
- the truA gene encoding tRNA pseudouridine(38-40) synthase TruA; translation: MEKISPIQRSLAQNPAEFGQSTQRVALIVQYVGTDLHGWQWQPNARTVQGELEQALASVVGYPIRVSGAGRTDTGVHAAAQVAHFDAPAFIPAHRWAEVLNARLSQDILVRASAQVEEDWHAQFSAQWRRYRYTLYTGACPNLFVRPFVWHYHHHDLDQARIQAALDAMVGYHDMTAFHRARSGKSHSWVDMQEAQCQRQGDFVTVELQAKGFLYGMVRLIMGLVVKVGQGEMSPGAFHQLWQKRQRDRVKYSAPAKGLCLLRVGYDPSPFPREVWFDAQPQFYLGMAA
- the rplM gene encoding 50S ribosomal protein L13, encoding MTTKTYIPSQASIDRQWYVVDAEGQRLGRLAAEIASILRGKNKPTFTPNMDTGDFVIVVNADKVVVTGRKSTTKLYRRHSGRPGGMKTETFDKLQARIPSRIIEQAVKGMLPKTTLGRQQFTKLKVYAGAEHPHQAQSPQTLVINTIPGEVK
- the rpsI gene encoding 30S ribosomal protein S9, whose product is MQATDQSDRAVYWGTGRRKSAIARVRLVPGSGQLTINKRPGEEYLQFNPAYLTSTKAPLEVLGLENDYDILVNVKGGGLTGQADAIRLGVARALCELAPENRKPLKVEGYLTRDPRAKERKKYGLKKARKAPQFSKR
- the rpmE gene encoding 50S ribosomal protein L31, with amino-acid sequence MAKSDIHPTWYPEAKVFCDGQEVMTVGSTKPELHVDVWSGNHPFYTGTQKIIDTEGRVERFLRKYGMTDSTAKQDDKA